In Streptomyces venezuelae, the sequence CCTCGAACCGATCGGTGGTTCCGACGACGATCGCTCCGGATCCCGCTCCTCCGCCGCTCGCGCTGCCGCAGGCGGCCAGCGCGGGGGTGAGCAGTCCGGCCGCGGCCGTCAGCACCATGGTCTTGCGGTTCATGCTGGAAGTACTCCCTGTAACCGGCACTTGTTCAAAGCGGTATGAAGGACACTTCGCGGCGGTCGCCCGTTCGGGGCGGAACGATCGGGCCGGTGTAGTGACGATCGGTCCACGCGGTTCCGGAACAGGGGTGTGTGTCCGGGACGCGGCTGGGTGCGGCGCAGTGCCTGGCTCGACACTAGTGGCCCGTGGCGGGATGGCTGGAACTGGCCGGACTTGGGGCGTAATCGCACCGTGATCGGAGCGAACTGCCTGTTCACGCGCAGGGCTGCGCAGATTCGGTCAGGGGCTGATCAATGTGGACACATTGGAAGCCGCGGGGGCCCCGGGGTGGGCTCGTCGGGGGTGCGGAGCGTGACCAAGCTCACCCTGCGCAACAGCCCCGGAGGGGATGGAATTTCAGCCTCCGGGGCCTGCAACGGAAGATCCTTCCGTCAGGGTGCGGTCGAGCAGCGTTCCGTTCGGCACGGAGCGTACTCAAGGGGTTCCATTGCGTTGCAATGCATACCGATGTGGGTCAGTGCATGCCGATGTGTCCGCTTGGGTCGAGGGCGCGCCCGACCGCCGGGCCCGTCGTCACTCTCAGTTCATCGGAACGATGAGCGAGCGCAGGAACGCCAGATCCACGTCCTCCAGCGAGCGGACGACGGTCCGCCCGGGGGCGGGTTCGATCACGCCGACCGAGGGGATGGCCACGACCCGGCAGCCGGCGGCCTCGGCCGCCGCCACACCGGTGCGGGTGTCCTCGATGACCGCGCACCGCGAGGGGTGCGCGCCCAGTGAGCGCGCGGCGAACAGGTACGGATCCGGGTGCGGCTTGGTCCGGGCCACCTCGTCGCCGGCGACCGTCATCGTGAAGCGGTCGCGGCCGAGGGTGAGCAGGACCTGGTCGATGACCCGGCGGTGGGAGGCGGAGACCAGGGCGGTGGGCACGTTGTGCCGGGCGAGCTCGGTCAGCAGCCGCTCGGCGCCGGGCATCAGCGGCACCCGGTCGGCGATGCGGGCCTCGAACCGCTCGTTGAGCAGGACGCTCAGCTCGGCGAGCTCGATGGCGGCGCCGGTCGACTCGATCAGGAACGCCGCGCTGCGGCTCATGGGGCCGCCGACGACCACGTCCCGCCAGGCGTCCTCCAGCCGGTGTCCGAGCTCCTGGAAGATCTCCGCCTCGATCTCCCACCAGAAGCCTTCGGTGTCGACGAGGGTGCCGTCCATGTCGAGCAGCACCGCCTGCAGGGCAGAACCGTCGGCCGTACGGGCGACGGGGGCGGGAACGGTGCTCGTCATGCGCATGCCTCTCAGAAGGGACGAGAAGGCCGGTCACCTCTTCCGCGGGGCATACCACCCCGGGGAACAGGCGACCGGCCTGTATGGGACCGACAAGTGTACGTCGGTGGAGCTCAGCGTGCGTTGAAATACTTCGCTTCGGGGTGGTGAATCACGATCGCGTCGGTGGACTGCTCCGGGTGGAGCTGGAACTCCTCCGACAGGTGGACCCCGATCCGCTCCGGCTGGAGGAGGTCCGCGATCTTCGCGCGGTCCTCCAGGTCGGGGCAGGCGCCGTAACCGAGCGAGAAGCGGGCACCGCGGTACTTGAGGTCGAACATGTCCTCGACCTGGGCCGGGTCCTCGCCGCCGAAACCGAGCTCGGCGCGGACGCGGGCGTGCCAGTACTCGGCCATGGCCTCGGCGAGCTGGACCGAGAGGCCGTGCAGCTCCAGGTACTCGCGGTAGGAGTCGGACTCGAACAGCTTGGCCGTGGCCTCGCCGATCTTCGAGCCGACGGTGACCACCTGGAGGCCGACGACGTCGGTCTCGCCGGACTCCTCGGGACGGAAGAAGTCCGCGAGGCACAGGCGCCGGCCTCGGCGCTGGCGCGGGAAGGTGAAGCGGGTCCGCTCGTTGCCCTGCTCGTCCAGGATGATCAGGTCCTCGCCCTTGGAGACGCAGGGGAAGTAGCCGTAGACGACGGCCGCCTCCAGCAGGTTCTCCGTGTGCAGCTTGTCCAGCAGGCCGCGCAGGCGCGGTCGGCCCTCGCTCTCGACGAGCTCCTCGTACGTGGCTCCGCCCGCGCGGGCCTGCTTGAGGCCCCACTGGCCCTTGAACAGGGCGCCCTCGTCGAGCCAGGAGGCGTAGTCCTTGAGCGGGATCCCCTTGACCACGCGGGTGCCCCAGAACGGCGGGGTGGGGACGGGGTTGTCGACGGCCACGTCCGAGCGGCCGCCGGACTCCTCCGGCTCCTCCACCTGGAGCACCGGCGTGTCGCGCTTGGCGACGCGGCGCTGCTTGAGCTCGGGCAGGGAGGCGCCGGGGACGCCGCGCTTGACGGCGATGAGGGCGTCCATCAGGCGCAGGCCCTCGAAGGCGTCGCGGGCGTAGCGGACCTCGCCCTCGTAGATCTCGTGGAGGTCCTGCTCGACGTAGGCGCGGGTGAGGGCGGCGCCGCCGAGGATCACCGGGTAGTCGGCGGCCAGCTTGCGCTGGTTCAGCTCCTCCAGGTTCTCCTTCATGATCACGGTCGACTTCACGAGCAGGCCGGACATGCCGATGACGTCGGCCTTGTGTTCCTGTGCGGCTTCGAGGATCGCGGAGACGGGCTGCTTGATGCCGATGTTGACGACGTTGTAGCCGTTGTTGGTGAGGATGATGTCGACGAGGTTCTTGCCGATGTCGTGGACGTCGCCGCGGACGGTGGCGAGGACGATCGTGCCCTTGCCCTCGTCGTCGGTCTTCTCCATGTGCGGTTCGAGGTAGGCCACGGCCGTCTTCATGACCTCGGCGGACTGGAGGACGAAGGGGAGCTGCATCTGCCCGGAGCCGAAGAGCTCGCCGACGACCTTCATCCCCTCCAGGAGGGTGTCGTTGACGATGTCGAGGGCGGGGCGGGTCTGCAGGGCCTCGTCGAGGTCGGCCTCCAGGCCGTTCTTCTCGCCGTCGATGATGCGGCGCTGCAGTCGCTCGTCCAGCGGCAGGGCGAGGAGCTCCTCGGCGCGGCCGGCCTTGAGGGACTTGGTGTTGACTCCCTCGAAGAGGGCCATCAGCTTCTGCAGCGGGTCGTAGTCGCCCTCGCGGCGGTCGTAGATCAGATCGAGGGCGGTGTTCACCTGCTCCTCGTCGAAGCGGGCGATCGGCAGGATCTTGGAGGCGTGGACGATGGCGGAGTCCAGGCCGGCCTTCACGCACTCGTCGAGGAAGACCGAGTTCAGCAGGACGCGGGCGGCCGGGTTGAGGCCGAAGGAGATGTTGGACAGGCCGAGGGTGGTCTGGACGTCCGGGTGGAGCCGCTTGAGCTCGCGGATCGCCTCGATGGTGGCGATGCCGTCCCCCCGGGACTCCTCCTGGCCGGTGCAGATCGTGAAGGTCAGGGTGTCGATGAGGATGTCCGACTCGCGGATCCCCCAGTTGGCCGTCAGGTCGGCGATGAGCCGTTCGGCGATGGCGACCTTGTGTTCGACGGTGCGGGCCTGGCCCTCCTCGTCGATGGTGAGCGCGATGAGCGCGGCGCCGTGCTCCTGGGCCAGTCGGGTGACCTTGGCGAAGCGGGACTCGGGGCCGTCGCCGTCCTCGTAGTTCACGGAGTTGATGACGGCGCGGCCGCCGAGCTTCTCCAGGCCGGCCTGGATGACGGGGACCTCGGTGGAGTCCAGGACGATGGGCAGGGTGGAGGCGGTCGCGAAGCGGCCGGCGAGCTCCTCCATGTCGGCGACGCCGTCGCGGCCCACGTAGTCGACGCAGAGGTCGAGCATGTGCGCGCCCTCGCGGATCTGGTCACGTGCCATCTCCACGCAGTCGTCCCAGCGTGCCTCCAGCATGGCCTCGCGGAACTTCTTGGAGCCGTTGGCGTTGGTGCGCTCGCCGATCGCCATGTACGAGGTGTCCTGGCGGAAGGGAACGGTCTGGTAGAGGGAGGCGGCGCCGGGCTCGGGCTGGGGGGTGCGCTCGGTGATCGCGGTACCGCGGACCCGCTCGACGACCTGGCGCAGGTGTTCGGGGGTCGTGCCGCAGCAGCCGCCGACCAGGGAGAGCCCGTACTCGCGGACGAAGGTCTCCTGGGCGTCGGCCAGCTCGGGGGCGGTGAGCGGGTAGTGCGCGCCCTGCTTGGTCAGGACGGGCAGCCCGGCGTTGGGCATGCAGGAGAGCGGGATGCGGGCGTTGCGCGCGAGGTAGCGCAGGTGCTCGCTCATCTCGGCGGGGCCGGTGGCGCAGTTCAGGCCGATCATGTCGATGCCCAGCGGCTCCAGCGCGGTCAGGGCCGCGCCGATCTCCGAGCCGAGGAGCATGGTGCCGGTGGTCTCGACGGTGACGGAGCAGATCAGCGGGACGGTGACGCCGAGGGCTTCCATCGCGCGGCGGGCGCCGATGATCGAGGACTTCGTCTGCAGGAGGTCCTGGGTGGTCTCGACGAGCAGCGCGTCGGCGCCGCCGGAGAGCAGGCCCTCGGCGTTGGTCTGGTAGGCGTCGCGGATCTGCGCGTAGCTGATGTGGCCGAGGGTGGGGAGCTTGGTGCCGGGGCCCATGGAGCCGAGGACCCAGCGCTGCTGTCCGGTGGAGGCTGTGAACTCGTCGGCGACCTGGCGGGCGATGCGCGCACCGGCCTCGGAGAGCTCGAAGTTGCGTTCGGCGATGTCGTACTCGGCGAGGGCCGCGTAGTTCGTGCCGAAGGTGTTGGTCTCGACGCAGTCCACGCCCACCGAGAAGTACGCCTCGTGGACGGAGCGCACGATGTCGGGGCGGGTGATGTTGAGGACCTCGTTGCAGCCTTCGAGCTGCTGGAAGTCCTCCATGGTGGGGTCCTGCGCCTGGAGCATCGTTCCCATGGCTCCGTCGGCGACGACCACGCGGGTCGCGAGCGCCTCCCGGAGGGCATCGGCCCGGGTCTGGGTGTCAGCGGGCAAGGTGGGCAACGAAGCCATGGTTGTGCTCCCTGGGATGCGACGGCTGTCGGCTTTGCACCCCCTCTGTGTCAAGGGTGCACGCGGCCAGAGTAACCGCGAGGCAGCCGCCCCGGTGTGGGTGTCCCACGTGGCGGACTGCATTCTGTGGCGGGGACTTTCCCGGGGGTGTCCCCCGCAGTGGTACGGCGAACAGCTGTCCGACGGTGCGCAAGGTCGGCATCGACCGATACTGTTCAGCATTGTCGAACCGCGTCAAGATGGTCAGTAATACCGAAGGTCTGCAGGAGGCTGCGCGATGGCACGGAACATCCAGTCGCTCGAACGAGCCGCTGCGATGCTGCGACTCCTGGCGGGCGGCGAGCGCCGGCTGGGTCTCTCGGACGTGGCGTCCTCGCTGGGCCTGGCCAAGGGCACGGCCCACGGCATCCTGCGCACCCTGCAGGCCGAGGGCTTCGTGGAGCAGGACCCGGCCTCCGGCCGGTACCAGCTGGGCGCGGAGCTGCTGCGTCTGGGCAACAGCTATCTCGACGTGCACGAGCTGCGCGCCCGCGCCCTGGTGTGGACGGACGACCTGGCCCGGGCCAGCGGCGAGAGCGTGTACGTGGGCGTGCTGCACCAGAGCGGGGTGCTGATCATGCACCACGTGTT encodes:
- a CDS encoding HAD family hydrolase, whose product is MTSTVPAPVARTADGSALQAVLLDMDGTLVDTEGFWWEIEAEIFQELGHRLEDAWRDVVVGGPMSRSAAFLIESTGAAIELAELSVLLNERFEARIADRVPLMPGAERLLTELARHNVPTALVSASHRRVIDQVLLTLGRDRFTMTVAGDEVARTKPHPDPYLFAARSLGAHPSRCAVIEDTRTGVAAAEAAGCRVVAIPSVGVIEPAPGRTVVRSLEDVDLAFLRSLIVPMN
- the metH gene encoding methionine synthase, which translates into the protein MASLPTLPADTQTRADALREALATRVVVADGAMGTMLQAQDPTMEDFQQLEGCNEVLNITRPDIVRSVHEAYFSVGVDCVETNTFGTNYAALAEYDIAERNFELSEAGARIARQVADEFTASTGQQRWVLGSMGPGTKLPTLGHISYAQIRDAYQTNAEGLLSGGADALLVETTQDLLQTKSSIIGARRAMEALGVTVPLICSVTVETTGTMLLGSEIGAALTALEPLGIDMIGLNCATGPAEMSEHLRYLARNARIPLSCMPNAGLPVLTKQGAHYPLTAPELADAQETFVREYGLSLVGGCCGTTPEHLRQVVERVRGTAITERTPQPEPGAASLYQTVPFRQDTSYMAIGERTNANGSKKFREAMLEARWDDCVEMARDQIREGAHMLDLCVDYVGRDGVADMEELAGRFATASTLPIVLDSTEVPVIQAGLEKLGGRAVINSVNYEDGDGPESRFAKVTRLAQEHGAALIALTIDEEGQARTVEHKVAIAERLIADLTANWGIRESDILIDTLTFTICTGQEESRGDGIATIEAIRELKRLHPDVQTTLGLSNISFGLNPAARVLLNSVFLDECVKAGLDSAIVHASKILPIARFDEEQVNTALDLIYDRREGDYDPLQKLMALFEGVNTKSLKAGRAEELLALPLDERLQRRIIDGEKNGLEADLDEALQTRPALDIVNDTLLEGMKVVGELFGSGQMQLPFVLQSAEVMKTAVAYLEPHMEKTDDEGKGTIVLATVRGDVHDIGKNLVDIILTNNGYNVVNIGIKQPVSAILEAAQEHKADVIGMSGLLVKSTVIMKENLEELNQRKLAADYPVILGGAALTRAYVEQDLHEIYEGEVRYARDAFEGLRLMDALIAVKRGVPGASLPELKQRRVAKRDTPVLQVEEPEESGGRSDVAVDNPVPTPPFWGTRVVKGIPLKDYASWLDEGALFKGQWGLKQARAGGATYEELVESEGRPRLRGLLDKLHTENLLEAAVVYGYFPCVSKGEDLIILDEQGNERTRFTFPRQRRGRRLCLADFFRPEESGETDVVGLQVVTVGSKIGEATAKLFESDSYREYLELHGLSVQLAEAMAEYWHARVRAELGFGGEDPAQVEDMFDLKYRGARFSLGYGACPDLEDRAKIADLLQPERIGVHLSEEFQLHPEQSTDAIVIHHPEAKYFNAR